A stretch of DNA from Clupea harengus unplaced genomic scaffold, Ch_v2.0.2, whole genome shotgun sequence:
attattattctctttaccgacttctgcgcttaattacagtgcatgaaatgccctgtattgttattccttcgtttcttattcttcatcttattacagtgcatgaaatgccctgtattgttattccttcgtttcttatacttattacagtgcatgaaatgccctgtattgttattccttcgtttcttattcttcttattacagtgcatgaaatgccctgtattgttattccttcgtttcttattcttcttattattattctttgtaccaaacttctgcgctttattcagcttgaaccgcttaacttagaaactttgttcaaactttgctgcgtaggtcttgtaaaggacacttatgctatgtatttttcatttttctaaactttatactttttaaaatattaaataaaaaactaatacaattctccatttgacttacattgggccattatgacatcataatagggtctttaaactggcttgcacctgtgcttcactgacacctgcgccaaggttccaaggctcctcttctctcttgtccctctccattcaactgtataactaggaatatttattctttcctttttccactcttcttctttcgttcttccactcttctttcctttcttccattctcctttccttcttctttcttcttccactcttctttccttcttctactcttctttccttcttttacttacttttcctttcttcttccttctttcttttcttcttccactcttctttcctttcttcactcttctttcctttcttctttccttctttcactcttctttccttcttcactcttctttccttcttccactcttctttcctttcttcactcttcttctttcttctttccttcttccactcttctttcttcttcctctcttctttccttcttttactcttctttcctttcttctttcctaatttcactcttctttcttttcttcttcctttctaacttttgcatttcatgcactggtatttccttcaggaaatgcattttctagttattattctttgtaccaaacttctgcgctttatttcagcttgaaccgcttaacttagaaactttgttcaactttgctgcgtaggtcttgtaaaggacacttatgctatgtatttttcatttttctaaactttatactttttaaaatattaaataaaaactaatacaatttctccatGACTTACATtggggccattatgacatcataatagggtctttaaactggcttgcaacctgtgcttcactgacacctgcgccaaggttccaaggtcctcttctctcttccctctccattcaactgtataactagggaatattattctttcctttttccactcttcttcttcgattcttccactcttctttccttcttccactctcctttcctttcttctttccttcttccactcttctttccttcttctactcttcttcctcttttactctactttcctttcttctttccttctttcttttcttctttccactcttctttcctttcttcactcttctttcctttcttctttccttctttcactcttctttcctttcttcactcttctttccttcttcagtcttctttcctttcttcacttctttcctttcttctttcttcttccactcttctttcctttcttcctcttctttccttcttttactcttctttcctttcttctttcctaatttcactcttctttcttttcttcttcctttcttacttttgcatttcatgcactggtatttccttcaggaaatgcattttctagttattattctttgtaccgaacttctgcgcttaattcagctcgaaccgcttaacttagaaactttgtttcaactttgctgcgtaggtcttgtaaagacacttatgctatgtctttttcatttttctaaactttacactttttaaaatattaaataaaaactaatacaatttctcccattgacttacattgggccatttaTGACATTCATAATAGGTAATTAAActgcttgcacctgtgcttcactgacacctgcgccaaggttcaaggctcctcttctctctctgtccctctcaattcaactgtataactaggaattactttccttcttccactcttctttccttctttcactcttctttctttctttccttctttaactcttctctcttttcttctttcactctttctctctttcttttttcatcttccactcttctttctttattcactctctttccttcttccactcttatttcttttcttcactctcctttcctttcttctttccttctttcactcttctttattttcttcttccactcttctttcctttgttctttccttccttcactcttctctctttttcttctttccttctttcactcttctctctttcttttttcatctttcactcttcttccttcttttactcttctttactttcttctccatctttccttctttcactcttctttccttctttcactcttctttattttcttcttccactcttctttcctttcttctttccttccttcatcttctctcttttcttctttccttctttcactcttcttcatttcttctttccttctatccactcttctttccttcttttactcttctttacttcttctccatctttccttcttccactcttctttccttcttctactcttcttttctttcttcactcttctttccttcttccactcttcttttcttcttccactcttcttttctttcttcacttctttcctttcttctttctttctttcacttctttcttttcttctttcctttcttcactcttctttcctttattcttttcttctttcctttcttcactcttctttcctttattctttccttcttccactctcctttccttcttttactcttctttcctttcttctttccttctttcactcttctttcttttcttcttcctttcttaacttttgcatttcatgcactggtattccttcaggaaatgcattttctagttattattctttgtaccgaacttctgcgcttaattcagctcgaaccgcttaacttagaaactttgttcaaactttgctgcgtaggtcttgtaaaggacacttatgctatgtatttttcatttttctaaactttatactttttaaaatattaaataacaactaatacaatttttcccattgacttacattgggccattatgacatcataatagggtctttaaactggcttgcacctgtgcttcactgacacctgcgccaaggttccaaggctcctcttctctctgtccctctccattcaactgtataactaggaatattcttctttccttcttccactcttcttctttccttcttccactctcctttcctttcttctttccttcttccactcttctttccttcttctactcttcttttctttcttcactcttctttccttttactctactttcctttcttctttccttctttcttttcttcttccactcttctttcctttcttcactcttctttcctttcttctttccttctttcactcttctttcttttcttctttcctttcttcactcttctttccttcttccactcttctttcctttcttcactcttctttcctttcttctttccttcttccactcttctttccttcttctactcttcttttctttcttcactcttctttccttcttccactcttctttccttcttttactctaatctcctttcttctttccttctttcttttcttcttccactcttctttcctttcttcactcttctttctttccttccttctttccttctttcactcttctttattttcttctttcctttcttcactattctttcctttattctttccttcttccactcttctttccttcttccactcttctttcctttcttcactcttcttcctttcttctttccttcttccactcttctttccttcttccactcttctttccttcttttactcttctttcctttcttctttccttctttcactcttctttcttttcttcttcctttcttaacttttgcatttcatgcactggtatttccttcaggaaatgcattttctagttcatcttgaaccgcttaacgtagaaacttcgttcaaactttgctgcataggtcttgttaaggacacttatgctatgtatttttcatttttctaaactttatactttttaaaatattaaagaaaaactaatacaatttctccccttgacttacattgggccattatgacatcataatagggtctttaaactggcttgcacctgtgcttcactgacacctgcgccaaggttccaaggctcctcttctctctgtccctctccattcaactgtataactaggaatattattctttccttcttccactcttcttctgtcgttcttccactcttctttccttcttccactctcctttcctttcttctttccttcttccactcttctttccttcttctactcttcttttctttcttcactcttctttccttcttccactcttctttccttcttctactcttcttttctttcttcactcttctttcctttcttctttccttcttccactcttctttccttcttctactcttcttttctttcttcactcttctttccttcttccactcttctttccttcttctactcttcttttctttcttcactcttcttccactcttctttccttcttccactcttctttccttttttctttccttcttccactcttctttccttctttctctcttctttcttttcttctttccttcttccactcttcttccactcttctttccttcttccactcttttttccttctttcactcttctttccttctttcctcctttcacttttccttttttttcttctttccttcttccactcttcctttctttcttcactcttctttcttttcttctttccttcttctttacttcttccactcttctttccttcttatacttttcttttttttcctctttccttcttctttcctttcttcactcttctttcttttcttctttccttcttcccttcttctttccttcttcgactcttctttcctttcttctttcctttctttactcttctttcctttctcatttccttctttcactcttctttcctttcttatttccttctttcactcttctttcttttcttcttcctttcttaacttttgcatttcatgcactggtatttccttccggaaatgcattttctagttacagtgcatgaaatgccctgtattgttattcctaggcttcttattacagtgcatgaaatgccctgtattgttattccttcgtttcttattcttcttctacttcttattacagtgcatgaaatgccctgtattgttatccaaacttttcttattcttattattctttttacctttttctgcgcttaattcagctcgaactgcttaacgtagaaactttgttcaaactttgccgcgtaggtcttgtaaaggacacctgtgctatgtatttttcctttttctaaactttatactttttaagatattaaataaaaactaatacaaattttcccattgacttacattgggccattatgacatcataatagggtcattaaactggcttgcacctgtgcttcactgacacctgcgccaaggttccaaggctcctcttctctctgtccctctcaattcaactgtataactaggaatattaagagacaccttccatactctccttttttttctccatctttctctctatccctttccttcttccactcttctttccttcttccacacttctttcctttcctctttccttcttcaactcttctttccttcttccactcttctttcctttcttctttcctttcttccagtcttctttccttcttccacttctttccttcttccactcttctttcctttcttcactcttctttccttcttccactcttcttccactcttctttacttcttccactcttctttccttcttccactcttctttccttctttcatacttctttcttttcttctttccttcttccactcttctttccttctttcactcttctttccttctttcacttttcttttttttcttctttccttcttccactcttcttttctttcttcactcttctttcttttattctttccttcttctttccttattccacttctttcctttcttctttccttctttcactcttctttcttttcttctttccttcttccactcctttcctttcttcactcttctttcctttcttctttcctttttccattcttctttacttcttttactcttctttccttctttcactcttctttcttttcttcttcctttcttaacttttgcatttcatgcactggtatttccttcaggaaatgcattttctagttattctctttaccgacttctgcgcttaattcagctcgaaccgcttaacttaaaaacttcgttcaaactttggcacgtaggtcttgtaaaggacacttatgctatgtatttttcatttttctaaactttatactttttaaaatattaaataaaaactaatacaatttctcccattgacttacattgggccattatgacatcataatagggtctttaaactggcttgcacctgtgcttcactgacacctgcgccaaggttccaaggctcctcttctctctgtccctctccattcaactgtataactaggaatattattctttccttcttccactcttcttctttccttcttccactctcctttcctttcttctttccttcttccactcttctttccttcttctactcttcttttctttcttcactcttctttccttcttccactcttctttcctttcttcactcttctttctttcttctttctttcttccactcttccttccttcttcaactcttctttcctttcttcactcttctttccttcttccactcttccttccttcttcaactcttcttttcttcttccactcttctttcctttcttcactcttctttgctttcttcttttcttcttttactcttctttcttttcttctttcctttcttcactcttctttcctttattctttccttcttccactcttctttccttttactcttctttcctttcttctttccttctttcactcttctttcttttcttcttcctttcttaacttttgcatttcatgcactggtatttccttcaggaaatgcattttctagttattattctttgtaccgaacttctgcgcttaattcagctcgaaccgcttaacttagaaactttgttcaaactttgctgcgtaggtcttgtaaaggacacttatgttatgtatttttcatttttctaaactttatactttttaagatctgttatgtaggacaaggtgttaatatccctttctgcatactcgagactctgtgggttggtcgaatgattgatggcatcctatgggttgtcaagtgggcgccctccttcttcgatgtttcgctgattgacccacgacacctccagagggttcagcagtgagatccggcgtcccgggctcactccctagATGCCATCACTCATCCGACAGCCCAGGCGGAGTCCTTCCTCTTTATCCACAGCCACTGACTTCCCTTTTCAGCAGCCCTGGAAAGGTctttgactgcctgcctgtgggccTTCCCCCGCACTCCCATCTCTCGAAGAAGCCTGGATGTTGAGGTGGCTACAAATCCTCTGCAGCCTACTTCAACTGGGCAGACCTTAGCTTTCCAGCCTCGTTGTTGTGCGTCTGCTGCAAGGTCCGCATACCTTAGCTTCTTGCGCTCGTAAGCCTCTTCCACCGCACTCTCCCAGGGCACCGTGAGCTCGACGATATAGACCTGCTTGAGTGAGGCCGACCAAAGCACAAGGTCTGGTCGCAGATTTGATGTTGCTATTTCTGCTGGAAATCGGAGCTTCTGGCCTAGGTCTGCCAGCATCTTCCAGTCCCGTGCCCCACCTAGCTGTCCAGTTTCTGGTCttgtggtggtgagagtggcTTGGCCCCCGCCCTCCCGGACAAATGTTGTTGCCGGCCTACGAGATGGTGGAGGAAGGGCATTGACGCTCATCCGTCGACTCTCCATCACTGCCGCAAGACACTGTAGCACCTGGTTGTGCCGCCAGGTGTACCGGCCTTGAGTGAGGCCGGTCTTGCAGCCCACCAGGATGTGCTTTAGTGTAGCTGGAGTCGGGCAGAGGGAGCATGTCGGGTCTTCTCCGTACCACTGGCTAAGATTCTTGGGAGACGGCAGTACATCATAAGCGGCCCTGATGGTGAAGCTAGCCTTAAATGCCTCCATCTCCCACAGCTCCTGCCAGgagatcttcctcttctccactccctccCAAGTCATCCACTGCCCCTGCTTTGCCTGTGAAACAGCTTTTGCACACCTTGCTGCCTCCTCTTGCTGACGTACCTCCTGGACCACCAGCTTGCGTCTCTGGAACGGAGTAGCCTTGTTCCAGGCCGGTGTACTGGCTCCGGCTCCAAGACCACTCCTCCCGTGCTGCACTCGGCCCACGATGTCCCTGTGCTTGAGTGCTGCCTTTGCCTGCTTGGTTGCTTCCAGTGGGGTCCACTTCCTCCCAGTAGCCAGGATGGGTGCAGCTTGGGCTACAAATGGATCACTCGAATCCAATAGCATCATCTCCAGTCTAACTTTGGCGCATTTATACTCCTCTGCTAGACTGGAAATGGGCAGTTCTAATACTCCTTTGCCATAGAGCCCTATACTGCTGAGGCACCTGGGAAGCCCAAGCCACTTCCTTGCATATGAGCTGACCAGCCTCTCCAGCTTTTCCACCTTTGAGATCGGGACTTCATACATGGTAAGTGGCCATAAGAGGCGTGGAAGGAGCCCAAACTGCATACACCAGAGCTTCAA
This window harbors:
- the LOC116223837 gene encoding uncharacterized protein LOC116223837, encoding MDDLTTLTTTKACTVRLLKKLQDNIELARMKIKPSKSRSISIVKGKLSDQRFLIGDEPIPTVSEKPVKSLGRWYDASLDSSDPFVAQAAPILATGRKWTPLEATKQAKAALKHRDIVGRVQHGRSGLGAGASTPAWNKATPFQRRKLVVQEVRQQEEAARCAKAVSQAKQGQWMTWEGVEKRKISWQELWEMEAFKASFTIRAAYDVLPSPKNLSQWYGEDPTCSLCPTPATLKHILVGCKTGLTQGRYTWRHNQVLQCLAAVMESRRMSVNALPPPSRRPATTFVREGGGQATLTTTRPETGQLGGARDWKMLADLGQKLRFPAEIATSNLRPDLVLWSASLKQVYIVELTVPWESAVEEAYERKKLRYADLAADAQQRGWKAKVCPVEVGCRGFVATSTSRLLREMGVRGKAHRQAVKDLSRAAEKGSQWLWIKRKDSAWAVG